From Agrobacterium tumefaciens, a single genomic window includes:
- a CDS encoding ABC transporter ATP-binding protein, which translates to MTTVLSVRDMVVDFDGYLALDHVSLDVAQGESFGIVGESGSGKSTLLRAVAGLNHFESGTLMVEGRSYSGKRRDKSFYRDVQMVFQDPYGSLHPRQTVDALLLEPLLIHGLDNREQRISRALDEVGLGSGFRFRYSHQLSGGQRQRIAIARALIVEPKVLLLDEPTSALDASIQAEILNLLEQARRDRNLTFVMVSHDLGVISHMCDRLAVMKSGQVVEMLAAEALESRDFTADYTRQLLVASEGFKRD; encoded by the coding sequence TGTTCTTTCTGTTCGTGACATGGTCGTCGATTTCGACGGCTATCTGGCACTCGATCATGTCAGCCTTGATGTCGCGCAAGGTGAATCCTTCGGTATCGTTGGCGAATCAGGCTCTGGAAAATCAACGCTTTTGCGGGCAGTCGCCGGTCTCAACCACTTCGAAAGCGGTACCTTGATGGTCGAGGGGCGCTCTTACTCCGGCAAACGCCGTGACAAGAGTTTCTACCGCGATGTGCAGATGGTGTTCCAGGACCCTTATGGGTCGCTGCATCCCCGCCAGACGGTTGATGCCCTGTTGCTCGAGCCGCTGCTTATCCATGGTCTCGACAACCGTGAACAGCGGATTTCGCGGGCGTTGGATGAGGTGGGCTTGGGGTCCGGTTTCCGCTTTCGCTATTCACACCAGCTTTCCGGAGGACAGCGCCAGCGTATTGCCATCGCGCGTGCGTTGATTGTCGAACCAAAAGTGCTCTTGCTGGACGAACCGACATCGGCGCTGGACGCATCCATTCAGGCGGAAATCCTCAATCTTTTGGAACAGGCGCGTCGAGACCGTAACCTCACCTTCGTCATGGTGAGCCACGACCTCGGTGTTATCAGCCATATGTGCGACCGTCTTGCCGTCATGAAAAGCGGTCAAGTCGTGGAAATGCTGGCGGCAGAAGCTCTTGAAAGCCGCGATTTCACCGCAGACTACACCCGCCAACTGCTGGTCGCCAGCGAGGGCTTCAAGCGCGATTGA